In Candidatus Nitronauta litoralis, one DNA window encodes the following:
- a CDS encoding DnaJ domain-containing protein produces the protein MNSNRAVKLPDCYRILNVSPDAAWNEVRRAYHALALKFHPDRNLGDPVSEERFKEVSSAFNTLRQYYAARGMETAPENFNEPYTFRRKHQTSNPKQEENPDILGRPLVSRAWKKLQRLERSWFQLDVELKVVVSPQVALNGGYIKVKRSWETLDIRVPQRTRDGTLLRLAGKGDPGVMHRERGDLIVRIEIAAGERPGKKPDDFPVVVWLDKRDLRQRKVFSLSTHEGQILYSLPVTTRHGQEIVLLGKPDPVTGIRTRFLVEVRLV, from the coding sequence GTGAATAGCAATAGAGCTGTGAAGTTGCCCGACTGCTATCGAATTCTAAATGTATCCCCCGATGCCGCCTGGAATGAAGTCCGGCGGGCCTACCATGCTCTTGCGTTGAAATTTCATCCTGATCGAAATCTGGGTGACCCGGTAAGTGAAGAAAGGTTTAAAGAGGTCTCCTCTGCTTTTAATACATTGCGTCAATATTACGCAGCAAGAGGAATGGAGACTGCCCCGGAGAATTTTAACGAGCCTTATACATTTCGAAGGAAGCACCAAACTTCAAATCCCAAACAGGAAGAAAACCCGGATATTCTGGGGAGACCACTTGTAAGCCGTGCCTGGAAAAAACTTCAACGGCTGGAGCGTTCATGGTTTCAGCTTGATGTTGAATTAAAAGTGGTGGTTTCACCGCAAGTCGCACTGAATGGCGGTTATATCAAAGTTAAACGGTCCTGGGAAACTCTGGACATCCGTGTGCCTCAGAGGACACGTGACGGAACTCTTTTACGGCTTGCAGGCAAAGGAGATCCCGGTGTCATGCACCGCGAACGGGGCGACCTGATTGTCCGGATAGAAATCGCTGCAGGTGAGCGCCCCGGTAAAAAGCCCGATGATTTTCCTGTAGTTGTCTGGCTTGATAAAAGAGACCTCCGTCAGAGGAAGGTGTTCTCTTTATCCACCCACGAAGGCCAGATTCTCTATTCGCTGCCAGTGACCACACGGCACGGTCAGGAAATCGTCCTGTTAGGCAAACCCGATCCAGTAACCGGCATCAGAACGCGGTTCTTGGTGGAAGTGAGGCTGGTTTAA
- a CDS encoding HlyD family efflux transporter periplasmic adaptor subunit yields MANNPVNNNLPETDSGLKSSSSQVGLFPENRVLLSRELIKIPRRLNILARTAVLIFLILAISVIFIPWTQTITVKGKLSSYLPTERPQEIHAQIKGKIINWKVNEGDKVKEGDLILTLGDINPKFMAPDLIQRLDQSREALIQQRKAAKEKAEILSERIEEMEALAEASLSTATARVSEADNKVQNAEQLTIPAKGALETAKLNLDRSRALKEKGLLSQRDLELALLAFTKAEAEFKAIEADLRGVQEGRRALGHRREQVGAELVQKLLDTKSKRASARSDFAKASKEIADLELKRSNAFQRQKAREVTAPFDGTVVRLSRMGPGEIVHSGNLLFTLVPTNTTPALEMWSSSLDAPLLRPGRPVRLLFNGVPAIPLPAWPKLMAGTFDGQIQVVDQSASENGRFRFWVVPDNSRRHWPPQQYVRQGTQVIGWVILNRVPLWYEIWRRFNLFPPDYESGDVSLKDVFLPKAGRPRK; encoded by the coding sequence ATGGCCAATAACCCAGTGAACAATAATTTGCCCGAAACTGATTCAGGATTAAAAAGCAGTTCTTCCCAAGTTGGTTTGTTTCCTGAGAATCGTGTGCTGCTCTCCCGGGAATTAATCAAAATACCCAGACGCCTCAATATTCTGGCTCGAACTGCGGTTCTGATTTTTTTGATTCTTGCAATTTCAGTAATATTTATACCCTGGACCCAGACCATTACGGTTAAAGGCAAACTCTCGTCCTACCTTCCCACCGAACGCCCGCAGGAAATCCATGCTCAGATAAAGGGGAAAATAATCAATTGGAAAGTGAATGAAGGGGACAAGGTAAAAGAAGGCGACCTGATTTTAACATTAGGAGACATAAATCCGAAATTCATGGCCCCAGACCTGATTCAAAGGTTGGATCAATCTCGTGAAGCCTTGATCCAGCAAAGAAAGGCTGCCAAAGAGAAAGCTGAAATTTTATCTGAGCGCATAGAGGAAATGGAAGCTTTGGCGGAGGCAAGTCTTTCAACAGCCACAGCCAGGGTATCTGAGGCAGACAATAAGGTACAAAACGCAGAACAACTGACCATACCTGCAAAAGGTGCCCTTGAAACGGCCAAACTGAATCTGGATAGATCGCGGGCATTAAAAGAAAAGGGTCTTCTCTCCCAAAGGGATTTGGAACTCGCGCTCCTGGCGTTCACCAAAGCAGAAGCAGAATTTAAAGCGATTGAAGCAGATTTACGTGGGGTTCAGGAGGGGCGACGTGCTCTTGGACACCGCCGCGAACAGGTTGGTGCTGAATTGGTCCAGAAGTTACTGGACACAAAATCCAAACGTGCTTCTGCACGAAGTGATTTTGCAAAGGCCTCAAAGGAAATCGCAGACCTGGAATTGAAACGGTCCAATGCATTTCAAAGGCAAAAAGCCCGCGAAGTTACCGCCCCATTTGATGGAACAGTGGTTCGTTTATCCCGTATGGGCCCAGGTGAGATTGTTCACTCTGGTAATTTACTTTTCACTCTGGTTCCGACAAATACCACTCCCGCTCTTGAAATGTGGAGCAGTTCGTTAGATGCGCCTTTATTAAGGCCAGGCCGCCCTGTCCGGCTTTTGTTTAACGGGGTCCCTGCGATACCGCTTCCTGCCTGGCCTAAGCTGATGGCTGGAACATTTGACGGCCAAATTCAGGTGGTGGATCAATCAGCTTCTGAAAATGGTCGATTCCGGTTCTGGGTGGTACCTGACAATAGTCGTCGGCACTGGCCCCCTCAACAATATGTCAGACAGGGAACGCAGGTGATTGGCTGGGTGATCCTGAACCGAGTGCCTTTGTGGTATGAAATCTGGCGTCGATTTAACCTCTTCCCTCCGGATTATGAATCAGGAGACGTGAGCTTAAAGGACGTTTTCCTGCCTAAGGCAGGAAGGCCAAGAAAATAG
- the rdgB gene encoding RdgB/HAM1 family non-canonical purine NTP pyrophosphatase, whose product MNQNSIRKQMKFVTGNPNKVKEAQMILGITLDQVDISIEEIQTCDVETAVNHKVREAFSKLGKPVMVEDSGLVFEAWNGLPGALVKWFEKTVGLAGMARMLDPFPIRRAVAQCFVGLGDGSKFIIGKGEVRGEIAESPRGKNGFGWDTIFIPEGHDRTFAEMSSEEKNEISHRKKAFEDIKRLGSDFNL is encoded by the coding sequence ATGAATCAGAACTCTATCAGGAAACAAATGAAATTTGTAACCGGCAACCCCAACAAGGTAAAGGAGGCCCAGATGATTCTGGGAATCACTCTGGACCAGGTCGATATATCCATAGAAGAAATCCAGACTTGTGATGTGGAAACAGCCGTGAATCATAAAGTCCGGGAGGCCTTCTCAAAACTGGGGAAGCCCGTGATGGTGGAGGATTCCGGCCTTGTTTTTGAGGCCTGGAATGGGCTCCCGGGGGCCCTGGTCAAATGGTTCGAAAAAACCGTTGGCCTTGCAGGTATGGCCCGCATGCTGGATCCGTTTCCCATCCGCCGGGCTGTAGCCCAATGTTTTGTCGGTCTTGGCGATGGAAGCAAGTTTATTATCGGAAAAGGAGAGGTGAGGGGAGAGATTGCGGAATCCCCGAGAGGAAAAAACGGCTTTGGCTGGGACACAATCTTTATACCGGAAGGTCACGACCGCACTTTTGCAGAAATGAGCAGCGAAGAGAAAAACGAAATTTCCCATCGTAAGAAAGCCTTTGAGGATATAAAGCGGTTGGGATCAGACTTTAATTTATAA
- a CDS encoding DUF1566 domain-containing protein, with the protein MEKESSLIDNGDGTITDESSGLMWKKTDSMIDLKKWVNYQDCVDYVRELRESKFAGYDDWRLPTRDEMGLLYDESLELKDRFGKVVHISNVFQEGCGFSIVAGQVPGRQRTWVLNIRTGEFENPDGLWTLTEATRAVRTL; encoded by the coding sequence ATGGAAAAAGAATCAAGTCTTATCGATAACGGAGATGGAACTATCACGGATGAATCTTCCGGGTTGATGTGGAAAAAAACGGATTCCATGATCGACCTTAAAAAGTGGGTGAACTATCAGGATTGTGTCGATTATGTTCGTGAACTTCGTGAATCCAAATTTGCCGGTTATGACGACTGGAGGCTCCCTACCAGGGATGAAATGGGTCTTCTTTATGATGAATCGCTTGAACTAAAGGATCGGTTCGGCAAGGTCGTCCATATCAGCAATGTATTTCAAGAGGGGTGTGGATTCTCAATTGTTGCAGGCCAGGTACCCGGCAGACAACGCACCTGGGTGCTCAATATCCGGACTGGGGAATTTGAAAACCCCGATGGACTCTGGACCCTAACCGAAGCCACACGCGCCGTAAGAACCCTTTAA
- the rlmN gene encoding 23S rRNA (adenine(2503)-C(2))-methyltransferase RlmN, which yields MIDIIGLPEDKLKQVLADWGEASYRSHQILGWVYQRGCRDFEGMSNVSKALKEKLQEHFSLCLPKIKSRTHSEDGSIKYLFELANGGQVESIWMPDGDRRTLCISSQVGCRLACSFCLTGTLGLKEQLTAGEILGQYMAVNDDLPQDKQVTNIVMMGMGEPLDNYAAVVDAIKLLISTEALRFPIRKVTVSTSGLVDKIRDFGNEGLNVNLAVSLNATDNPTRDKIMPINKKYPIETLIACLQDFPLKAGRRITVEYVLLGGINDRMEDARRLSRLLSGFPCKINLIPFNWYEGSAYEAPEESQVELFRDYLVSKHYSTFVRKNRGTDILGACGQLAAESFPQTSLEKIS from the coding sequence GTGATTGATATTATTGGGCTACCAGAAGACAAGCTGAAGCAGGTCCTGGCAGATTGGGGGGAAGCTTCGTACAGGTCTCATCAAATCCTGGGATGGGTTTACCAACGAGGTTGCCGGGATTTTGAGGGAATGTCCAATGTTTCCAAAGCCTTAAAAGAAAAACTACAAGAGCATTTCAGTCTTTGTCTTCCAAAGATTAAATCAAGGACACATTCGGAAGATGGTTCGATTAAATACTTGTTTGAACTGGCCAATGGGGGGCAGGTAGAAAGCATTTGGATGCCTGATGGGGATCGAAGGACATTGTGTATATCAAGCCAGGTGGGTTGCAGGCTCGCTTGCTCCTTTTGTCTGACGGGAACTCTTGGATTGAAAGAGCAGCTTACTGCGGGTGAAATACTGGGTCAGTACATGGCGGTAAATGATGACCTTCCTCAAGATAAACAAGTGACTAATATCGTCATGATGGGCATGGGAGAACCTCTGGACAATTATGCCGCAGTCGTGGATGCCATCAAGCTCTTGATATCGACTGAAGCGCTACGGTTTCCCATCCGCAAAGTTACCGTTTCCACAAGTGGGCTGGTTGATAAAATACGCGACTTTGGTAACGAGGGTTTGAATGTCAATCTTGCGGTCTCTTTAAATGCAACCGACAATCCGACCCGTGACAAGATAATGCCTATCAACAAAAAATATCCGATTGAAACACTCATTGCCTGCCTGCAGGACTTTCCACTTAAAGCAGGAAGGCGTATCACCGTTGAGTATGTTTTGCTTGGAGGAATCAATGACAGGATGGAAGATGCCAGGAGGCTTTCCAGATTACTATCCGGTTTCCCCTGTAAAATTAACCTGATTCCCTTTAACTGGTATGAGGGTTCTGCCTATGAGGCTCCTGAAGAAAGTCAGGTTGAACTGTTCCGCGATTATCTGGTTTCAAAGCACTATTCGACCTTTGTCAGGAAAAACCGAGGGACCGACATTCTGGGCGCATGTGGGCAGTTAGCTGCAGAGTCGTTTCCACAAACAAGTTTGGAGAAAATCTCGTGA
- a CDS encoding c-type cytochrome, with protein MKKLAKIFGPTLGAFVFGYICGDFFSFNPPWSMGVGLAFLTFLYTILLLKGAGPLKEKSFVKNIGFKIPVAAVIAVIAWIAAGKLGFPVWWQIEFVSFVIVGLVYFIILDLKKLSVEKGMAQSNFRLIMTYLIPSMLFITITAQLPQFDPVEEVKKIDKPPITKFVPGPEAIAAGREIFEGNKCFNCHKVFWEGNSDRGPNLGTKQIGLYSFDYILEQIVDPRKIQSPGFEDPKSKKAMPTYYGEDLSKVELQSLVAYLKTLRDPTHIPVEGKFPNQWTWWDDPKIIEEGKLVFEGKEPVTEGLNCAVCHGADGIPMMTGAFDFRDPNGPDTDKMPDHVDKVLKDWPDELYYKRVTRGVDGTPMAPWGLMFPHLYLWKAEAYARTFHSPLDPKAPEVKRVEVPPIPSKEEVERWTKEGLFQEDLL; from the coding sequence ATGAAAAAACTTGCCAAAATTTTCGGGCCGACTCTAGGAGCCTTTGTATTTGGATATATCTGTGGGGACTTTTTCAGTTTTAACCCACCGTGGTCCATGGGGGTTGGCCTCGCCTTCCTGACATTCCTTTACACAATTCTTCTGTTAAAGGGCGCAGGTCCGCTTAAAGAAAAAAGCTTTGTTAAAAATATTGGCTTTAAAATTCCCGTTGCCGCGGTCATAGCTGTTATTGCCTGGATTGCGGCCGGGAAATTAGGGTTTCCAGTCTGGTGGCAGATTGAGTTTGTTTCTTTTGTGATTGTCGGCCTTGTTTATTTCATAATCCTTGACCTGAAAAAGCTCAGTGTTGAAAAAGGAATGGCGCAATCCAACTTCCGCCTGATCATGACTTACCTGATTCCCTCGATGCTATTTATTACCATTACCGCCCAGCTTCCCCAATTTGATCCGGTGGAAGAGGTTAAGAAAATAGACAAACCACCTATCACCAAGTTTGTTCCAGGGCCAGAGGCAATTGCTGCGGGTCGTGAGATTTTTGAGGGAAATAAATGCTTTAACTGTCATAAGGTTTTCTGGGAAGGCAACTCGGACCGTGGACCTAACCTTGGCACCAAACAAATCGGTCTATACTCGTTTGATTATATTCTGGAGCAGATTGTAGATCCGAGAAAAATACAGTCGCCAGGATTTGAGGATCCAAAATCGAAAAAAGCTATGCCCACTTATTATGGTGAAGACCTGAGTAAGGTTGAGTTGCAATCGCTGGTGGCTTATCTCAAAACATTGCGTGACCCGACTCATATCCCGGTTGAGGGTAAATTCCCGAACCAGTGGACCTGGTGGGACGACCCAAAAATAATTGAAGAAGGGAAATTGGTCTTTGAAGGTAAGGAACCCGTCACCGAAGGTCTCAATTGTGCTGTTTGTCATGGCGCTGATGGTATTCCTATGATGACGGGTGCATTTGATTTCCGAGACCCCAATGGTCCTGATACTGACAAAATGCCCGATCACGTTGACAAGGTCCTGAAGGATTGGCCGGATGAACTCTATTACAAACGGGTTACTCGTGGCGTTGACGGTACACCTATGGCCCCTTGGGGTCTGATGTTTCCTCACCTGTATCTGTGGAAAGCGGAGGCGTACGCCAGAACGTTCCACTCACCGTTGGATCCTAAAGCTCCTGAAGTTAAACGGGTAGAGGTTCCACCGATTCCATCCAAAGAAGAGGTCGAGAGATGGACCAAAGAGGGACTATTTCAGGAAGACCTGTTATAG
- a CDS encoding BolA family transcriptional regulator — MDETVEIIDRIMRETLGATHVDIIDESHLHRGHKAAGGGGHYHVTVVSSKFEDVNLLDQRRLVYTALDDQINGTPKLIHAIQIKTFTPNDWESNQKV; from the coding sequence ATGGATGAAACAGTAGAGATAATTGACCGAATCATGCGTGAAACCCTGGGAGCCACGCATGTCGATATTATTGACGAAAGCCATCTGCATAGGGGACACAAAGCCGCAGGAGGAGGAGGGCACTACCACGTGACAGTGGTATCGTCCAAATTTGAAGACGTGAACCTGCTGGATCAGCGTCGACTGGTTTATACCGCTCTTGACGACCAGATCAATGGTACCCCTAAACTTATCCACGCCATCCAGATCAAAACCTTTACTCCCAATGATTGGGAATCAAACCAAAAAGTGTGA
- a CDS encoding MOSC domain-containing protein, translating to MGQIISISIGKPKSIPVKSSRPIKSSFIKTPIESKIFLGYEGFENDQVGDPRLHGGVDKAVCVYCKEHFVYWTNEKGLKLNAPAFGENLTVEGLLETQTNIGDVFNIGQAQVQVSQPRQPCHKINKVYDNQKMACWVKSSGFTGYYFRVIEQGWVAPGDKVIRVRKGEGTFSVDEINSFLSKSKGENNLQRLAKAVKLDSLTDEWRKLLKKRLP from the coding sequence ATGGGGCAAATTATATCCATCAGCATCGGAAAACCAAAATCCATACCAGTAAAGAGTTCCCGGCCCATTAAATCCTCTTTTATCAAAACACCTATCGAGAGTAAAATATTTCTAGGATACGAAGGGTTTGAAAATGATCAGGTTGGAGATCCGCGATTGCACGGAGGTGTTGACAAGGCTGTTTGTGTTTATTGTAAGGAACACTTTGTTTACTGGACCAACGAAAAGGGATTAAAATTAAATGCACCAGCATTTGGAGAGAACCTGACCGTTGAAGGCCTTCTTGAAACACAGACTAATATTGGAGATGTTTTCAATATTGGGCAAGCTCAGGTTCAGGTGAGCCAACCACGACAACCCTGCCATAAGATAAACAAAGTCTACGATAACCAGAAAATGGCTTGCTGGGTCAAATCTTCTGGTTTTACGGGATATTACTTTCGGGTGATAGAACAAGGCTGGGTGGCACCTGGTGATAAGGTTATTCGGGTAAGAAAAGGGGAGGGTACTTTTTCTGTCGATGAAATTAATAGCTTTCTCTCCAAGTCCAAGGGAGAAAATAACCTCCAGAGATTAGCGAAAGCTGTAAAACTGGATTCATTGACAGATGAATGGCGTAAACTTCTCAAGAAGCGTTTACCTTAG
- the lpdA gene encoding dihydrolipoyl dehydrogenase, producing MKKLLVIGAGPGGYTAAFYAADQGLDVTLVDTESRLGGVCLNKGCIPSKALLHIARLINETREAAEWGLKFSDPTIDLNAMRAWKDSIIGKLTSGLKQLNQQRGLKFVSGHASFLDSNTVNIENGETVSFDHCLIATGSRPVIPAALNLDSPLIMDSTEALELRNIPERLLVVGGGYIGLELGTVYAALGSKVTVVEMTKDLLPGVDRDLVRILQARLRKQFNQIFTSTRLDSLAEKNGVLEACFEGKEEVYEYDRALVSVGRVPNTENLSLENTKVKLTDRNFIQVDQNFKTEEGTISAIGDVIGGAMLAHKASHEAKLAVDFLLNKHIEEKAPTIPAVVFTDPEIALCGISETEAAKSGREVLVSKFPWGASGRATALGRNDGFTKIITEKESGKILGVGIVGVGAGELISEGVLAVEMGATVKDLAHIVHPHPTLSETVMEAAEVAMGISTHVYRKKN from the coding sequence ATGAAAAAACTTCTGGTAATTGGAGCAGGTCCGGGTGGGTACACAGCCGCTTTCTATGCAGCAGACCAGGGATTAGACGTAACTCTGGTTGATACTGAAAGTCGACTGGGGGGAGTTTGCCTGAACAAAGGCTGCATTCCCTCAAAAGCGCTTTTACATATTGCCAGGTTGATAAATGAAACTCGGGAAGCTGCAGAATGGGGACTTAAGTTTTCTGACCCGACCATTGACCTGAATGCAATGCGGGCGTGGAAGGATTCCATTATAGGAAAACTCACCAGTGGATTGAAACAATTGAACCAACAACGTGGATTGAAGTTTGTTTCCGGACATGCCTCATTTTTGGATTCAAACACCGTCAATATAGAAAACGGGGAAACGGTTTCATTTGACCATTGCCTCATTGCAACCGGTTCAAGACCAGTTATCCCCGCGGCATTAAATCTGGACAGTCCGCTAATAATGGACTCTACAGAAGCTCTTGAACTCAGAAATATTCCAGAACGTCTATTAGTCGTTGGCGGAGGTTACATAGGCCTCGAATTAGGGACAGTCTATGCCGCTTTAGGTAGTAAAGTGACCGTAGTCGAAATGACCAAAGATCTTTTGCCAGGGGTCGACCGGGACCTCGTTCGTATCCTGCAAGCCCGGCTTAGAAAGCAATTCAATCAGATCTTCACTTCAACCAGGCTGGATTCTCTTGCTGAAAAAAATGGAGTTCTGGAAGCCTGTTTTGAAGGCAAGGAGGAAGTATACGAGTATGACCGAGCCCTTGTTTCCGTAGGTCGAGTTCCAAACACCGAAAACCTCTCTCTGGAAAATACTAAGGTCAAATTGACTGACCGCAATTTCATTCAAGTTGACCAAAATTTTAAAACAGAGGAGGGGACTATTTCCGCTATAGGAGATGTCATCGGAGGAGCAATGCTGGCTCACAAAGCTTCCCACGAGGCTAAACTTGCTGTCGATTTCCTTCTCAACAAACATATTGAAGAAAAAGCACCAACAATTCCAGCCGTTGTGTTCACTGACCCGGAAATCGCCCTTTGTGGAATCTCTGAAACAGAGGCGGCAAAATCAGGAAGAGAAGTTCTGGTTTCCAAATTTCCCTGGGGGGCCTCAGGTCGCGCCACAGCTCTTGGAAGGAACGATGGTTTCACCAAGATAATCACTGAAAAAGAATCCGGGAAAATACTGGGAGTCGGGATTGTAGGAGTGGGGGCAGGGGAATTGATATCGGAAGGTGTTCTGGCTGTAGAAATGGGCGCAACAGTCAAAGATCTGGCGCATATTGTTCACCCGCATCCGACCTTATCTGAAACAGTGATGGAAGCGGCGGAAGTGGCAATGGGAATATCCACCCATGTCTATCGAAAAAAAAATTAA
- the acs gene encoding acetate--CoA ligase — MSESNLYQPPQNIADRAWFKNMEEYQSLYQRSIDDPEQFWGEMADTFTWMKKWDQVCDYNYDVRKGPIKIEWFKGGKTNITVNCLDRHVEARGDQAAIIWEGNDPSEQSSLTYRELLDAVCRFSNVLKKHGVKKGDRVSLYMPMVPELAIAMMACARIGAVHSIVFGGFSAQALADRIHDSGCTVLVTADGSFRGSKPVNLKVNADKAMDLAAKMGDQVSSCIVFKRAGEAIPVEMKSGRDFWWDDEMKKASAECEAEPMDAEDPLFILYTSGSTGKPKGVQHNVGGYMIFAALTHKYIFDYQDGDIYWCTADIGWVTGHSYIVYGPLANGATTIMFEGIPTYPDAGRFWEVVDKHKVNQFYTAPTAIRSLMAHGEEIPAKYDLSTLKVLGSVGEPINPEAWRWYYQNIGRERCPVVDTWWQTETGGILITPLPGCTPCKPGSATFPFFGVSPVVIEAETGKVVEGNGVSGVLAMKKPWPGQARTIFGDHERFEETYFKLYPGYYFTGDGCTRDVDGYYWITGRVDDVINVSGHRIGTAEVESALVLHNKVAEAAVVGFPHDIKGQGLYAYVTLMDGIDFEDNLKKELISFVRKEIGPCATPDIIHWAPGLPKTRSGKIMRRILRKIASNEADQLGDISTLADPSVVEYLKSTYQPLATK; from the coding sequence ATGAGCGAATCCAATCTTTACCAGCCTCCCCAAAACATTGCGGACCGAGCCTGGTTTAAAAATATGGAAGAGTACCAGTCGTTATACCAGCGGTCCATTGATGATCCAGAACAATTCTGGGGAGAGATGGCTGATACATTCACCTGGATGAAAAAATGGGATCAGGTTTGCGACTACAACTATGATGTCCGCAAGGGCCCCATAAAAATTGAGTGGTTTAAAGGTGGCAAGACCAATATCACAGTCAATTGCCTGGACCGCCACGTTGAAGCTCGTGGAGATCAGGCCGCGATCATCTGGGAAGGTAATGACCCGAGTGAGCAGAGCAGCCTGACCTACCGCGAACTTCTCGATGCCGTTTGCCGGTTTTCCAATGTATTAAAAAAGCACGGTGTAAAAAAAGGAGATCGTGTTTCCCTCTACATGCCCATGGTGCCAGAGCTTGCCATCGCCATGATGGCATGCGCACGCATCGGGGCCGTCCATTCAATCGTCTTTGGGGGATTTTCGGCCCAGGCGCTTGCAGACCGTATCCACGATTCAGGATGTACCGTTCTCGTCACTGCAGATGGTAGTTTTCGTGGAAGTAAACCGGTAAACCTTAAAGTGAATGCTGATAAGGCAATGGACCTTGCCGCCAAGATGGGAGATCAAGTCTCCTCCTGTATCGTATTCAAACGGGCAGGTGAAGCCATTCCGGTCGAGATGAAAAGTGGGCGAGATTTCTGGTGGGATGATGAAATGAAGAAAGCTTCTGCGGAATGCGAAGCCGAACCAATGGATGCGGAAGACCCTCTTTTCATCCTTTACACATCAGGTTCTACAGGCAAACCTAAAGGCGTGCAGCATAATGTCGGTGGCTATATGATTTTTGCAGCGCTCACTCACAAATACATATTTGATTATCAGGACGGGGACATCTACTGGTGTACAGCTGATATTGGCTGGGTTACAGGCCATTCCTATATTGTATATGGGCCACTCGCAAATGGAGCCACCACAATAATGTTTGAGGGAATTCCGACCTATCCGGATGCAGGCCGGTTCTGGGAAGTGGTCGATAAGCATAAGGTCAACCAGTTTTATACTGCACCCACTGCCATACGTTCACTGATGGCACATGGTGAGGAAATTCCTGCTAAATACGATTTATCGACTCTTAAAGTTCTGGGCTCTGTCGGCGAACCAATCAATCCGGAAGCCTGGCGCTGGTATTACCAGAATATCGGAAGGGAACGTTGTCCCGTGGTCGATACCTGGTGGCAGACGGAAACCGGTGGAATCCTCATCACACCACTGCCAGGCTGCACACCGTGCAAACCAGGGTCTGCAACCTTCCCGTTTTTCGGGGTGTCCCCTGTCGTGATCGAAGCGGAAACTGGAAAAGTTGTTGAGGGCAACGGTGTTTCTGGAGTCCTTGCAATGAAAAAACCCTGGCCCGGACAGGCTCGTACCATCTTTGGCGATCACGAGCGTTTCGAGGAAACCTATTTCAAGCTATATCCGGGTTACTACTTTACGGGTGATGGTTGTACTCGCGACGTAGACGGATATTACTGGATTACCGGTCGAGTAGATGATGTTATCAATGTTTCTGGTCACCGTATTGGAACAGCAGAAGTGGAATCGGCGCTTGTGCTCCATAATAAAGTTGCAGAGGCTGCAGTTGTCGGATTTCCACATGACATCAAAGGACAGGGGCTTTACGCCTACGTCACCCTGATGGATGGAATTGATTTCGAGGACAACTTGAAAAAAGAGTTGATTTCTTTTGTCCGCAAAGAAATCGGACCTTGCGCCACTCCGGATATTATCCACTGGGCACCTGGCTTACCCAAAACCCGATCCGGGAAAATCATGAGGAGAATCCTGAGGAAGATAGCTTCGAACGAAGCGGATCAACTGGGTGATATTTCCACACTGGCGGACCCATCAGTCGTCGAATACCTGAAGTCGACCTACCAACCGCTCGCAACCAAATAA